In one uncultured Methanoregula sp. genomic region, the following are encoded:
- a CDS encoding ABC transporter ATP-binding protein: protein MDAIVARNLKKSFGPVTAVDDVSIAIPEGGIFGFLGPNGAGKTTTIRMITGVLIPDAGSVRVLGTDVQEEPLTAKMKMGVIPENGTVYSDLTAEQNILITAKFFGMDRAAREERAFEILEQLGLLERRNDIVRTFSKGMRQRVSIACAIVHSPPVLILDEPTTGLDVYSRRLVIDTVRHMNRKGSTVLLTTHNIEEANALCSMISIINRGKIVATGSPEKLKKTFDTSGYVEVSFDQPVGPSLFSAPGITRAELWGDKWRVYTDDPDKAVKHLAAVAARDHRMIVSIATSNPTLEEAFVQLTTEV from the coding sequence ATGGATGCAATCGTTGCAAGGAACCTTAAGAAATCATTCGGGCCGGTCACCGCGGTTGACGATGTCAGCATTGCGATACCGGAAGGTGGCATCTTTGGTTTTCTCGGGCCGAATGGTGCGGGAAAGACCACCACGATCCGGATGATCACCGGCGTACTGATACCGGATGCGGGGTCGGTGCGGGTCCTCGGGACGGATGTGCAAGAAGAGCCTCTCACCGCAAAGATGAAGATGGGCGTTATTCCCGAGAATGGCACGGTGTACAGCGATCTCACCGCAGAGCAGAACATTCTCATCACGGCAAAATTTTTCGGTATGGACAGGGCGGCCCGCGAGGAGCGGGCCTTTGAGATCCTGGAACAACTCGGCCTTCTTGAGCGAAGGAACGATATCGTCCGCACGTTCTCGAAAGGCATGCGCCAGCGGGTCAGCATTGCCTGTGCCATCGTTCACTCGCCACCTGTCCTGATCCTCGATGAGCCAACCACGGGGCTGGACGTGTACAGCCGCCGGCTCGTGATCGATACCGTCCGGCATATGAACCGCAAGGGCAGCACGGTCCTCCTCACCACGCATAATATCGAGGAGGCGAATGCCCTCTGTTCGATGATCAGTATCATCAACAGGGGAAAGATCGTGGCAACCGGCAGCCCGGAGAAGCTCAAGAAGACTTTTGATACCTCGGGGTATGTCGAGGTCTCGTTTGACCAGCCGGTGGGACCGTCATTATTCTCTGCCCCCGGGATCACCCGGGCGGAATTATGGGGAGACAAGTGGCGGGTCTACACGGACGACCCGGACAAGGCAGTAAAACACCTTGCAGCGGTTGCGGCCCGGGACCACCGGATGATCGTCTCTATCGCAACCTCGAACCCCACGCTCGAAGAGGCGTTTGTCCAGCTCACTACGGAGGTCTGA
- a CDS encoding ABC transporter permease yields MDWKIFFRSILVITEKNMRIYYFKGPVVVFGLLFPLIMFLTFFIGRDLDLILFFPGFLGMMLFFTASSVGPLITPWEKREKTYERLVSLPVILESIILGDLLAGAIFGIAITTIVYVVCAELLRIPLASAWLLGLAFVLGSVAFAALGTLLASPTTDNPSNIMMLSSLIRLPLIFISGIFIPLGQLGGPLFLLTSLSPLTYLVDLFHAALNGNAVYPPWLDALVLLFVILVFVWCAKIIQKRNLVKGI; encoded by the coding sequence GTGGACTGGAAGATCTTTTTCCGGAGTATTCTTGTCATTACCGAGAAGAACATGCGGATCTATTACTTCAAGGGGCCGGTGGTAGTCTTCGGCCTGTTATTCCCCCTCATCATGTTCCTCACGTTCTTCATCGGCCGGGATCTCGACCTCATCCTCTTCTTCCCGGGGTTTCTGGGCATGATGCTCTTTTTCACCGCGTCATCGGTCGGCCCGCTCATCACCCCGTGGGAGAAGCGGGAGAAGACCTACGAACGGCTTGTCTCCCTGCCCGTCATCCTTGAGAGCATTATTCTCGGAGACCTGCTGGCCGGGGCGATCTTCGGCATCGCCATCACGACCATCGTCTATGTGGTCTGTGCAGAGCTCTTACGGATCCCGCTTGCAAGCGCCTGGCTCCTCGGGCTTGCGTTCGTACTCGGATCGGTAGCATTTGCTGCGCTCGGAACGCTGCTTGCCTCGCCGACAACCGACAACCCGTCAAATATCATGATGCTCTCGAGCCTCATCCGCCTCCCGCTCATCTTCATCTCCGGGATCTTCATCCCGCTTGGCCAGCTGGGCGGCCCGCTGTTCCTCCTCACCTCACTCTCCCCGCTGACCTATCTGGTTGACCTGTTCCATGCAGCGCTGAATGGCAATGCGGTATACCCCCCGTGGCTCGATGCGCTGGTGCTCCTGTTCGTGATCCTCGTGTTCGTATGGTGTGCGAAGATAATCCAGAAGCGGAACCTGGTGAAGGGAATTTAG
- a CDS encoding nuclear transport factor 2 family protein yields the protein MTLTKTQESEVTATIQAYATAYQKKDIKTLSAIFSPDISGFGSGPDEVISNHKDFIRQMKRDLIQATVLSVEFFDRKIAGDGRVAWTTSKSTITFTVDGSRKQTLHGRSTMVLRNTGSRWIIEQLHFSLPYGEQSEGQSFPGA from the coding sequence ATGACACTCACGAAAACTCAGGAATCAGAAGTCACAGCGACCATACAGGCGTATGCCACGGCATACCAGAAGAAGGACATAAAAACGTTATCGGCGATATTCTCTCCTGATATCAGCGGGTTTGGCAGCGGACCCGACGAAGTAATCTCGAATCATAAGGACTTTATCCGGCAGATGAAGCGCGATTTGATCCAGGCCACAGTCCTTTCGGTTGAATTCTTTGACCGGAAAATTGCCGGTGACGGCAGGGTTGCATGGACGACGTCAAAGAGCACGATTACGTTCACAGTCGATGGATCCCGGAAGCAGACTCTCCACGGCAGGTCGACGATGGTCTTGCGGAACACCGGGAGCCGGTGGATAATCGAACAGCTTCACTTCTCCCTACCCTATGGTGAACAGTCCGAGGGACAGTCGTTCCCCGGGGCATAA
- a CDS encoding glycerol dehydrogenase: protein MSRVLASPLKYIQGPGELSRIKDRISHLGGPVLFVMGGSAYNNLKRVIGESYKDSGSTPVFEEFGGECTKKEIERLRIIYRTHRCTVVAGIGGGKALDTAKGVAFFENAPVISVPTIASTDAPTSAIAVTYTEDHVFDENILLPRNPELVLVDTDVITRAPVRFLVAGMGDALSTYFEARANAASNHDNFAGGKSTNASVALAKLCYEILIRDGLMAKQSAEKGVCSRELENIIEANIYLSGVGFESNGIACAHSVYNAFTALTSCRHMYHGELVAFGTLVQMVLEKSPEPEIAEVLQFCTSVGLPVSFAELSNRELTRDELMNVAITASGPANFMDSMPFDVTAQMTFDALITADARGREYRKKKG from the coding sequence ATGTCCAGAGTATTGGCATCACCGTTAAAATATATCCAGGGACCCGGGGAACTTTCACGGATAAAGGACCGCATCTCCCACCTGGGCGGACCTGTCCTGTTCGTCATGGGGGGGTCTGCGTATAATAACCTGAAACGCGTAATCGGGGAGAGTTACAAGGATTCCGGCTCAACACCGGTTTTTGAAGAATTCGGCGGGGAATGCACAAAAAAAGAAATTGAGAGGTTACGGATCATCTACAGAACGCACCGCTGCACCGTGGTGGCGGGAATCGGAGGGGGCAAGGCTCTCGATACCGCAAAAGGTGTGGCATTTTTTGAAAATGCCCCGGTCATCTCGGTTCCCACGATTGCGTCGACCGACGCTCCTACAAGCGCAATAGCCGTTACGTATACTGAGGACCATGTGTTTGACGAGAATATTCTCCTACCCCGGAACCCGGAACTGGTTCTGGTTGATACGGATGTCATCACCCGGGCGCCGGTCAGGTTTCTCGTTGCCGGCATGGGGGATGCCCTCTCAACGTATTTTGAAGCGAGAGCAAATGCTGCCTCCAACCATGACAATTTTGCCGGCGGGAAATCGACCAACGCTTCCGTGGCACTGGCAAAGCTGTGTTATGAGATCCTTATCCGTGACGGCCTCATGGCAAAGCAGTCTGCAGAAAAGGGGGTCTGTTCCCGTGAACTGGAGAATATTATTGAAGCCAATATTTACCTGAGCGGCGTGGGTTTCGAGAGCAACGGGATAGCCTGTGCCCATTCAGTTTATAATGCTTTTACGGCACTGACCTCGTGCCGCCACATGTACCACGGTGAACTGGTTGCATTCGGTACTCTCGTCCAGATGGTACTGGAGAAAAGCCCGGAACCGGAAATTGCAGAAGTACTTCAGTTCTGCACCAGCGTGGGACTGCCGGTCTCATTTGCTGAATTGAGCAACCGTGAACTTACCCGTGATGAGCTTATGAACGTGGCCATTACTGCAAGCGGCCCGGCAAATTTCATGGACAGTATGCCGTTTGACGTGACAGCTCAGATGACATTTGACGCCCTGATAACAGCAGATGCCCGGGGCAGGGAATACAGGAAAAAGAAGGGATGA
- a CDS encoding GNAT family N-acetyltransferase, whose amino-acid sequence MNAKKILNPVTAGKKQGARTISPVTIRPFTVSDVDFVISRQLALYKSEYGFTSEIWNVYLTDGVHTFVKYFDPERDCMYILENEGVPSGCVAIAHMGTATAQLRFFFLEPAMRGRGAGHLLMDMAMSFCKERYYERVFLWTFSTLMAARHLYRSRGFRITDTHENTDWGEKILEERWDLTL is encoded by the coding sequence ATGAATGCAAAAAAAATCCTTAACCCTGTTACTGCAGGAAAAAAGCAGGGTGCCCGGACGATTTCCCCGGTTACGATCAGACCGTTTACCGTGTCTGATGTGGATTTTGTGATCTCCCGTCAGCTGGCATTGTATAAATCAGAATATGGATTTACCTCGGAAATCTGGAATGTGTACCTGACCGATGGCGTTCATACGTTTGTAAAATATTTTGATCCCGAAAGGGACTGCATGTATATTCTTGAGAACGAGGGGGTTCCCTCAGGCTGTGTTGCTATCGCGCACATGGGCACCGCAACAGCACAATTACGGTTCTTTTTTCTGGAGCCTGCAATGAGGGGACGGGGTGCCGGGCACCTGCTCATGGACATGGCCATGAGTTTTTGTAAAGAGAGGTACTATGAGCGTGTGTTTTTGTGGACCTTCAGTACGCTCATGGCTGCACGACATTTGTATCGCAGCAGGGGATTCAGGATTACGGACACGCATGAAAATACCGACTGGGGTGAAAAAATTCTGGAAGAACGCTGGGATCTGACATTATAG
- a CDS encoding V4R domain-containing protein has product MTPAKIISPARTLPAPDVGLFSTKYGIRTVVSPTRVQILSLLSKTELPFDEIVKKMDKAKSTVSIHLRGLEQAGIIGGKTDPNDSRRKIFFFRSQFIGGLATKKPVICDDNNEFLTRQVSDTDPFRFYRLMFRTIRVSLLTEGINIDPVLRKAGCDVGERVYPVISAPDLASFLKKTAKFWKTNSLGLIKIESMAPLVLVVYDCFECGSLPQLGRPACAFDSGILEAVFSRHFKKRQQVTETACFAMGDDHCRFVIVPA; this is encoded by the coding sequence ATGACCCCTGCAAAAATAATATCGCCTGCAAGGACTCTGCCTGCACCGGATGTCGGATTGTTTTCGACAAAATACGGTATACGCACCGTAGTGTCCCCCACCCGGGTTCAGATACTTTCGCTGCTTTCTAAAACCGAACTACCGTTCGATGAAATTGTAAAAAAAATGGATAAAGCAAAATCTACGGTCTCGATCCATTTAAGAGGCCTCGAACAGGCGGGGATCATCGGAGGAAAAACCGATCCCAACGATTCACGCAGGAAGATCTTTTTTTTCCGGTCGCAGTTCATAGGAGGTCTTGCCACGAAAAAACCGGTGATCTGTGATGACAATAACGAGTTTCTCACGCGACAGGTATCAGACACCGACCCGTTCCGGTTTTACCGGCTGATGTTCCGCACGATCCGGGTCTCGCTTCTTACCGAAGGGATAAATATCGACCCGGTGCTCCGGAAAGCCGGCTGTGACGTGGGCGAGCGCGTCTATCCTGTCATTTCCGCGCCGGATCTTGCAAGTTTCCTCAAAAAAACCGCAAAGTTCTGGAAGACCAACAGCTTAGGACTCATTAAGATCGAGAGTATGGCCCCGCTTGTCCTTGTGGTGTATGACTGCTTTGAATGCGGAAGCCTGCCGCAGCTTGGCCGACCTGCCTGTGCTTTTGATTCCGGTATTCTTGAAGCGGTCTTTTCCCGTCACTTCAAAAAGCGACAACAGGTTACGGAAACAGCCTGCTTTGCGATGGGAGACGATCACTGCCGGTTTGTTATCGTGCCTGCATAA